A genomic segment from Amygdalobacter nucleatus encodes:
- a CDS encoding triphosphoribosyl-dephospho-CoA synthase → MAYNLFVEALGHALEAELSRDLAFGCVNMQSQGCHKDMDYLLFLKSNKVICTEIAALPLSAASSFKALRQTGYGCECRLMQATNGINTQKGLLFLTLFLWQAWVTSTPWAALLAHIQTFASNLRLDYINMAKSRSSRSKSAGLNDIRQLPLTGFQFLLDTVERYATYKWSDLELTLYLIANVDDTTTYHRGNTVGQNTSAADSCGKLEVSAGLRKLRYVQETAKSILSSDKADLLERAKQLNKFYLMHNLSSGGVADLFSLIKCLAELRPNWPNSGVWLN, encoded by the coding sequence ATGGCTTACAACTTATTTGTAGAAGCATTAGGGCACGCCCTAGAAGCTGAATTATCACGTGATTTAGCTTTTGGTTGTGTCAATATGCAAAGTCAGGGTTGTCATAAAGACATGGATTATCTGCTTTTTCTAAAATCTAACAAAGTGATTTGCACCGAGATAGCCGCCCTCCCCTTGAGTGCTGCTAGTTCTTTTAAAGCTTTGCGCCAAACTGGTTATGGCTGTGAATGTAGGCTCATGCAAGCAACTAACGGCATCAATACGCAAAAAGGCTTACTCTTTTTAACCCTCTTTCTCTGGCAAGCTTGGGTAACTAGCACACCTTGGGCCGCCCTTTTAGCCCACATTCAAACTTTTGCAAGTAATCTAAGGCTAGACTACATCAATATGGCCAAATCTCGTAGTTCTCGATCCAAATCAGCCGGCCTAAACGACATTCGTCAATTGCCCTTAACCGGCTTTCAATTCCTCTTGGATACAGTTGAACGTTATGCTACTTACAAATGGTCAGATTTGGAGCTGACTTTGTACCTCATAGCAAACGTCGACGACACAACAACTTATCATCGTGGAAATACGGTGGGCCAAAATACTAGTGCTGCCGATAGTTGTGGCAAGCTTGAAGTTAGTGCTGGCCTAAGGAAGTTAAGATACGTCCAAGAAACAGCTAAATCCATACTTAGCTCCGACAAAGCAGACTTACTAGAAAGGGCTAAGCAGCTAAATAAATTTTATCTTATGCATAATCTCTCATCTGGCGGTGTAGCTGACTTATTCAGCTTAATCAAATGTTTAGCTGAACTTAGGCCTAACTGGCCAAATAGTGGTGTTTGGCTGAATTAG
- the citF gene encoding citrate lyase subunit alpha: MKNKVGREIPDELLKTGLEPFQGQYYRENYEYTKAAPTVMAYVKPNRNKVMPSLKATIEALHLHDGMTISFHHHFRNGDYVCVQVMKVIHELGIKSLFICASSLGKAHAELVPMIEDGTITGISSSGVRDEIGKAISEGRLKTPAWIRSHGGRVRAIETGEVKIDVAFIGAASSDIYGNASGKGGNSECGVLSYADVDAKYANQVVVITDNIVEGVNMPASIKGIDVDYVVKVDQVGDPKKIASGAIRMTKDPRELKMAEYCAEVVAKTEWFKDGFSFQTGAGGASLAVTQFLQKYMDEAGIKMGWGMGGITEPMVDMLHKGYIRALLDDQAFDIPAVQSVHTDPTHYEISCSEYANPLNKGAYVNYLDYVILGALEIDTNFNVNVVQGSDGLIQGAPGGHPDTAAGAKCTIIVAPLLRSRLATVKREITSVTTPGESVDVLVTDYGIAVNPNRPDILAQLKACNLPIRSIEELADIAESICGKPAPIEYTDKVIALVEYRDGTIIDVIRQVKK, translated from the coding sequence ATGAAGAATAAAGTAGGTCGTGAGATACCTGATGAGTTATTAAAAACTGGTCTGGAGCCTTTTCAGGGCCAATATTATAGAGAAAACTACGAATATACTAAAGCAGCACCAACAGTCATGGCTTATGTTAAGCCAAATCGTAACAAGGTGATGCCAAGTCTGAAAGCCACAATTGAAGCTTTGCATTTACACGACGGTATGACAATTAGTTTCCACCATCACTTCAGAAATGGTGACTATGTTTGTGTTCAAGTGATGAAAGTTATTCATGAATTAGGTATTAAGAGCTTATTCATCTGCGCTTCTAGCTTGGGTAAAGCACATGCTGAATTAGTGCCAATGATTGAAGATGGCACTATTACAGGTATTTCATCTAGCGGTGTACGTGATGAAATTGGTAAGGCTATTTCGGAGGGTAGGTTAAAAACTCCAGCTTGGATTCGTAGCCATGGCGGTCGTGTTCGTGCTATTGAAACTGGCGAAGTTAAAATCGATGTTGCTTTCATCGGTGCAGCTAGTTCCGATATTTATGGTAATGCTTCTGGTAAAGGCGGCAATAGCGAGTGCGGAGTTCTTTCTTACGCTGATGTTGATGCTAAGTATGCTAACCAAGTTGTTGTTATTACAGATAACATTGTTGAGGGCGTAAATATGCCAGCATCGATCAAGGGTATCGATGTTGATTATGTTGTCAAAGTTGATCAAGTTGGCGATCCTAAGAAGATCGCAAGTGGCGCTATTCGTATGACGAAAGATCCACGTGAATTGAAGATGGCTGAATATTGCGCAGAAGTTGTGGCTAAAACTGAATGGTTCAAAGATGGTTTCTCTTTCCAAACAGGTGCTGGTGGCGCTTCCTTAGCCGTTACTCAATTCTTACAAAAGTATATGGATGAAGCTGGTATCAAGATGGGCTGGGGCATGGGTGGTATTACCGAGCCAATGGTTGATATGTTACACAAAGGCTATATTCGTGCCTTGTTGGACGACCAAGCTTTCGATATTCCAGCCGTTCAATCGGTGCATACAGATCCAACTCACTATGAAATTAGTTGCTCAGAATATGCAAATCCTTTGAATAAAGGTGCATATGTCAACTATCTAGATTACGTTATTTTGGGCGCTTTGGAAATTGATACGAACTTCAATGTCAACGTTGTGCAAGGCTCAGATGGCTTGATTCAAGGTGCACCAGGTGGCCATCCAGATACAGCTGCTGGCGCTAAATGCACAATTATCGTAGCTCCACTTTTGCGTAGCCGTTTAGCTACTGTTAAGCGTGAAATTACTTCAGTAACTACACCAGGTGAGAGCGTTGATGTCTTGGTTACAGATTATGGTATTGCTGTTAATCCTAATCGCCCAGATATTTTGGCTCAATTAAAAGCTTGTAATTTACCAATTCGTTCAATCGAAGAATTGGCAGATATTGCTGAATCAATTTGTGGTAAGCCAGCTCCGATCGAGTACACAGACAAAGTGATTGCACTCGTAGAATATCGTGATGGCACAATCATTGATGTTATTCGGCAAGTGAAGAAATAA
- a CDS encoding 2-hydroxycarboxylate transporter family protein — protein MDQTKLNGSKCVKLFGAPWPITIIACVVVWAAMFLGLLGTDMASTIVIMLAIGVPLYELGKRIPIWNSYIGGGILLAFLGTAVLNHFAVIPEKYVKSIDLFTGKGGFLTVFIIILISGSVLSLDRKTLLKSFVGYFPAILGGVGVAMLFGVIAGLFFNVSPYRIITHYVLPIMGGGNGGGAVPLSQMYESVTGRSKDEYYNFAVIILTIANIYAILAAALLNKVGNYKKSWTGDKFTLLRGDTKTESAKKEAVVPSIADIGAGFMLAFSSYAGGVLISKYILPVVTKFIFGKQVKIHALACMILLVVILAATGVIPENIRMGAKRLQSFFSSCMTLVIMVGVGVDLSISELVDAITSWGNLLIPLFVVIGAILGSALVGYLVGFYPIDTAVTAGLCMANRGGSGDLAVLGAAERMGLMAYAQLSSRLGGAIILIIGSICFAFML, from the coding sequence ATGGATCAGACAAAACTTAACGGTTCAAAGTGCGTGAAACTATTTGGTGCGCCTTGGCCAATTACAATTATTGCTTGTGTGGTTGTATGGGCAGCTATGTTCTTAGGTTTGTTAGGAACTGACATGGCTTCTACAATCGTTATTATGTTAGCAATCGGTGTCCCATTGTATGAATTGGGCAAACGAATCCCAATTTGGAATAGTTACATTGGCGGCGGTATTTTGCTGGCTTTCTTAGGTACAGCTGTTTTGAACCATTTTGCAGTTATTCCTGAAAAATATGTGAAGTCAATCGACTTATTCACTGGCAAAGGTGGCTTCTTGACTGTCTTTATCATCATCTTAATTTCAGGTTCTGTTTTGTCTTTGGATAGAAAGACTTTGTTGAAGAGCTTCGTTGGCTATTTCCCAGCTATCTTAGGTGGTGTAGGCGTTGCCATGCTTTTTGGTGTGATTGCTGGTTTATTCTTCAACGTAAGTCCATACAGAATTATTACTCACTACGTTCTTCCAATCATGGGCGGTGGTAATGGCGGTGGTGCAGTGCCATTGTCGCAAATGTATGAGAGTGTGACAGGTAGAAGTAAAGATGAATATTACAACTTTGCTGTCATCATTCTGACAATTGCAAACATTTATGCTATCTTGGCTGCTGCTTTGCTTAATAAGGTGGGTAACTACAAGAAGTCTTGGACAGGCGATAAATTTACATTGTTGCGTGGCGACACCAAAACTGAATCTGCTAAGAAAGAAGCTGTTGTACCAAGTATTGCTGATATTGGTGCTGGTTTCATGCTCGCTTTCTCAAGCTATGCAGGCGGTGTTTTGATCAGCAAATACATCTTGCCGGTTGTAACGAAGTTTATCTTCGGTAAGCAAGTTAAAATTCATGCTTTAGCTTGCATGATTTTATTGGTTGTTATTTTGGCAGCTACTGGTGTTATTCCTGAAAATATCCGTATGGGTGCTAAGCGTTTACAAAGCTTCTTCTCAAGCTGCATGACCTTGGTCATCATGGTTGGTGTTGGTGTTGATTTGAGCATCAGTGAATTGGTTGACGCTATCACCTCATGGGGTAACTTGTTGATTCCTTTGTTCGTCGTTATCGGTGCTATCTTAGGTTCAGCCTTAGTTGGTTACTTGGTTGGCTTCTATCCAATCGATACAGCTGTCACAGCTGGCTTGTGCATGGCTAATCGTGGCGGTTCAGGTGACTTGGCTGTCTTAGGTGCAGCTGAGCGTATGGGATTGATGGCTTATGCTCAATTATCCAGTCGTTTAGGCGGTGCTATCATCTTGATCATCGGTTCAATTTGTTTTGCATTTATGCTATAA
- the citX gene encoding citrate lyase holo-[acyl-carrier protein] synthase, with the protein MTSNLFSDGAKVELAKMLERREQRVLTYYNYWQKEPTATIISLKLNIPGPIKNNTQIKACFERLLKPFWAAIEAKELTYKVVFSELELLTGPEIIIAGGDLALTWKELALSIETRKTSSRLLDVDVLTKQKTLTRKDLNLPPRRCYLCDAEAKVCARSRRHSIEEMQAWIDNALRKDGLI; encoded by the coding sequence ATGACAAGCAATTTATTTTCCGATGGTGCCAAGGTTGAGCTAGCAAAGATGCTTGAACGCCGTGAACAACGTGTGCTTACTTACTACAATTATTGGCAAAAAGAGCCAACGGCAACTATAATTTCGCTCAAATTAAATATCCCTGGACCAATTAAAAATAATACCCAAATTAAAGCTTGTTTTGAACGGCTGCTAAAACCTTTTTGGGCTGCTATAGAGGCCAAAGAACTCACATATAAGGTTGTTTTTTCAGAGCTTGAGCTTTTAACTGGCCCTGAAATTATTATCGCAGGTGGAGATTTAGCTCTAACCTGGAAAGAGTTAGCACTTTCGATTGAGACTCGTAAAACAAGCAGCCGTTTGCTTGATGTTGATGTATTGACCAAGCAAAAAACGCTAACGCGTAAAGATTTAAATCTACCACCTAGGCGCTGTTACTTGTGCGATGCAGAAGCGAAAGTTTGTGCGCGATCTAGGCGCCATTCGATTGAAGAAATGCAAGCTTGGATCGATAACGCCTTAAGAAAAGACGGTTTGATCTAG
- a CDS encoding biotin transporter BioY, with protein sequence MQNNNSAMNGNVANSKKTFELVLAALFGVLTFLGTYISIPMYPVPITLQTFFVLLCGFYLNPYYSALSMALCLLLRFLTSGFSVFVTPSFGFLIAFIVAASFVSSQRQKKHLAFGQVILLLVVAEVVLYLIGLPYMAYVLNVYLGKNLSFFTILKVGMLLFIPGDAIKLLVAAYIYRSLPELKLLRK encoded by the coding sequence ATGCAAAATAATAATTCAGCTATGAATGGAAACGTAGCTAATTCTAAAAAGACTTTTGAGTTAGTCTTAGCAGCCTTGTTTGGCGTTTTGACATTCTTGGGAACTTACATTTCTATACCTATGTATCCAGTGCCAATTACCTTACAGACGTTTTTTGTTTTATTGTGTGGCTTTTATTTAAATCCATATTATTCTGCTTTGTCGATGGCACTGTGTTTGCTTTTGCGTTTCTTGACAAGTGGATTCAGCGTCTTTGTTACACCTTCGTTTGGTTTCTTAATCGCTTTTATTGTGGCAGCAAGCTTTGTTAGCTCGCAAAGGCAGAAAAAGCATTTAGCTTTTGGTCAAGTCATTTTATTGTTGGTAGTGGCAGAAGTTGTTTTGTATCTGATTGGTTTGCCGTATATGGCCTATGTTTTGAATGTTTATTTGGGCAAAAATTTAAGCTTCTTCACTATCTTAAAAGTGGGTATGTTGCTGTTTATTCCAGGCGATGCGATAAAGTTATTGGTGGCAGCTTATATCTACCGCAGCTTGCCTGAACTTAAATTGCTTAGAAAGTAA
- a CDS encoding sodium ion-translocating decarboxylase subunit beta has translation MVNMLLDFVYSSGLYALTWGKILMISLACFFLYLALKRGYEPYLLIPIAFGMLLANLPLSGLMDEGGLLNLLYMGVKYGIYPPLIFLGVGASTDFGPLIANPKSVLLGAAAQFGIVIAFIGALCLGFNPAEAASIGIIGGADGPTALYLTQRLAPHLLGAIAIAAYSYMALVPVIQPPIMKALTTKAERCIHMSSLRKVSKNEKIIFPIAVTIIVTLLVPSAAPLIGMLMLGNLIKESGVVPHLVETATNAILYTVTILLGTTVGATASAERFLTPQTLGIVAMGFVAFSAGTAGGVLFGKIMCKLSGGKINPLIGAAGVSAVPMAARVVQKVGQNEDPSNFLLMHAMGPNVAGVIGSAVAAGLLLNLFC, from the coding sequence ATGGTTAACATGCTTTTAGATTTTGTATATTCAAGTGGTTTATATGCTTTAACTTGGGGTAAGATCTTGATGATCAGCTTGGCCTGCTTCTTCTTGTATCTTGCACTTAAACGTGGTTATGAACCATATTTGTTAATACCGATTGCCTTCGGTATGCTTTTAGCTAACTTGCCGTTGTCAGGGTTGATGGACGAAGGCGGCTTGTTGAATTTGCTGTACATGGGTGTTAAATACGGAATTTATCCTCCTTTGATTTTCTTAGGCGTTGGTGCTTCAACTGACTTTGGTCCGCTGATTGCTAATCCAAAGAGCGTGCTTTTGGGCGCAGCTGCTCAGTTTGGTATTGTTATTGCCTTTATCGGTGCACTTTGCTTAGGCTTTAATCCGGCTGAAGCAGCTTCTATCGGTATTATTGGTGGTGCTGATGGCCCGACGGCTCTTTATCTAACTCAACGCTTAGCACCACATCTATTAGGTGCTATTGCTATTGCCGCTTATTCGTATATGGCACTTGTGCCTGTTATTCAACCACCGATTATGAAAGCTTTAACAACTAAGGCTGAAAGATGCATTCATATGAGTAGTTTGAGAAAGGTTAGCAAGAACGAAAAAATCATTTTCCCAATTGCTGTCACAATCATTGTAACTTTGCTCGTTCCTTCAGCAGCTCCTTTAATTGGTATGTTGATGTTAGGTAACTTGATCAAAGAGAGTGGCGTTGTTCCACATTTGGTTGAAACTGCAACTAATGCCATACTTTATACAGTTACAATTTTGTTAGGTACAACAGTTGGTGCTACAGCTTCAGCTGAAAGATTTTTAACACCTCAAACTTTGGGCATTGTAGCAATGGGCTTCGTTGCTTTCTCAGCTGGTACGGCAGGTGGTGTGCTGTTCGGCAAGATTATGTGCAAACTAAGTGGTGGCAAGATTAATCCATTGATCGGTGCTGCTGGCGTTTCAGCTGTGCCAATGGCAGCACGTGTTGTGCAAAAAGTCGGTCAAAATGAAGATCCGAGCAACTTCTTGTTGATGCATGCTATGGGTCCGAACGTGGCAGGCGTAATTGGTTCAGCCGTTGCTGCTGGTTTACTTCTTAACTTATTCTGTTAA
- a CDS encoding aldolase/citrate lyase family protein has product MRREIRRTMMFLNCQKASLVKDPYVYEPDCVILDLEDAVATSEKDSARIQLYNTLKYLDYRKTERWVRINGVDTPYFHEDIRAAVAGHADGIRIPVCESKEDVVLVEKLIAEAEKEFEVPVGQTLLMAALESPKGIINAYDIATASSRMMGIALSAGDFTRTMHAKHTKTGEELFIARGQIALAARAAGVMCFDTVHTDLDDLESLRKETELIRNMGFDGKSVINPKQIAVIHAVFNPTEKEIKHAEHILLALNENKAKGIGVMVVDGKMVDVAMKEGAERTLQLAKATGLYEGDLV; this is encoded by the coding sequence ATGAGAAGAGAAATTCGTCGTACGATGATGTTCTTGAATTGTCAAAAGGCATCATTGGTTAAAGATCCATATGTCTATGAGCCAGATTGCGTAATTCTCGACTTGGAAGATGCTGTTGCTACTTCTGAGAAAGATTCTGCTCGTATTCAGCTTTACAATACACTGAAATATCTTGATTACCGTAAAACAGAACGTTGGGTACGTATTAATGGCGTTGATACCCCTTATTTCCACGAGGATATTAGAGCTGCTGTAGCTGGCCATGCCGATGGTATCCGTATTCCTGTTTGTGAATCAAAAGAAGATGTTGTGTTAGTTGAGAAACTGATTGCTGAGGCTGAAAAAGAATTTGAAGTGCCAGTTGGCCAAACCCTTTTGATGGCTGCTTTGGAGTCGCCTAAAGGCATCATCAATGCTTATGACATTGCAACTGCAAGTTCCCGTATGATGGGTATTGCGTTGTCTGCTGGTGACTTCACACGCACTATGCATGCTAAACACACAAAGACTGGTGAAGAATTGTTCATCGCTCGTGGCCAGATTGCTTTGGCAGCTCGTGCCGCAGGCGTTATGTGCTTTGATACAGTCCACACTGATTTGGATGACTTAGAGAGTTTGCGCAAAGAGACAGAGTTAATTCGTAACATGGGCTTCGATGGTAAGTCTGTTATCAATCCTAAACAAATTGCTGTCATTCATGCCGTATTTAATCCAACTGAAAAAGAAATCAAGCATGCTGAGCATATCCTTTTGGCTCTTAACGAAAATAAAGCAAAGGGTATCGGTGTTATGGTCGTTGATGGCAAGATGGTTGATGTTGCCATGAAAGAGGGCGCTGAACGTACTTTACAGTTGGCAAAAGCAACAGGATTGTATGAGGGAGATTTAGTATGA
- a CDS encoding pyruvate carboxylase subunit B: MKELLINDVTVRDGNQSLLATRMEMSDILALLTKLDKVGFHALEVWGGATFDSAFRFLKSNAWDNLRAIKKACPNTPLSMLLRGQNLVGYRHYDNDTLERFIKLAVENGMNIIRCFDALNDPNNVKYAFKFIKKYGAEVQAAIAYTVSPVHNNDYYAKLVKTYIDMGADSICIKDMAGILTPKNAYELISTLRKVTDLPLDLHTHATANTSSLVMEQAMLAGVDIVDGCISPFSGGTAHLADETITEIAKLTDRKVNLNLSALSDAYELADKLADKYIKKGDYRTRALIPNPKILTYQVPGGMLTNLISQLEQQNAADRLQEVLQEVPNVRKDLGYPPLVTPLSQMVGTQAVLNVLLGERYKISPKEIKDYCQGFYGQAPSSLNEEVKTKILSGVKPATPTKIEEIPTAFDDAEADLKAKLGREVTEEEVVSYIVFPKQVLAYLHGTAETSQVKANQDVKASEANKVTSFNLYLPEGSDRT, from the coding sequence ATGAAAGAATTATTAATTAATGACGTTACTGTGCGTGATGGTAATCAGTCTCTGCTTGCAACCCGTATGGAAATGTCTGATATATTGGCTCTGTTGACCAAACTCGACAAAGTTGGCTTCCATGCCCTGGAGGTTTGGGGTGGTGCAACTTTTGATTCGGCTTTTCGTTTCTTGAAAAGTAATGCTTGGGACAACTTGCGAGCTATCAAAAAAGCTTGCCCTAATACTCCGTTATCAATGCTTTTGCGTGGCCAAAACTTAGTTGGTTATCGGCACTATGACAATGATACGTTAGAGAGATTTATCAAACTGGCTGTAGAGAATGGCATGAATATCATTCGCTGTTTCGATGCCTTGAACGATCCGAACAACGTTAAATACGCTTTCAAATTTATTAAGAAATATGGGGCCGAGGTGCAGGCAGCTATTGCTTATACTGTCAGTCCTGTCCACAACAATGATTACTACGCAAAATTAGTTAAAACTTATATAGACATGGGTGCTGATTCTATCTGTATCAAGGATATGGCTGGAATTTTGACACCAAAGAATGCTTATGAGTTGATCAGTACTTTAAGAAAGGTGACTGACTTGCCGTTAGATTTGCATACGCATGCCACAGCTAACACAAGTTCTCTAGTTATGGAACAAGCTATGTTGGCTGGTGTGGATATTGTTGATGGCTGCATATCTCCATTTTCTGGTGGTACGGCACATTTAGCAGATGAAACAATTACCGAAATAGCTAAGTTGACTGACAGAAAGGTTAATCTCAATCTGTCTGCTTTATCAGACGCTTATGAATTAGCTGACAAATTGGCTGATAAGTACATCAAAAAGGGTGATTATCGGACACGTGCTTTAATTCCAAATCCTAAGATTTTGACTTATCAGGTGCCAGGCGGCATGCTAACTAATTTAATTAGTCAACTAGAACAACAAAATGCTGCTGATCGCTTGCAAGAAGTTTTGCAAGAAGTGCCTAATGTGCGTAAAGATTTAGGTTATCCACCTTTGGTTACACCTCTGTCTCAGATGGTTGGTACGCAAGCTGTTTTGAACGTCTTGTTAGGAGAACGCTACAAAATTTCGCCAAAAGAGATTAAGGATTATTGCCAAGGTTTCTATGGTCAAGCTCCTTCTAGCTTGAATGAAGAAGTTAAGACCAAGATATTATCTGGTGTTAAACCTGCTACGCCAACTAAAATTGAGGAAATTCCGACAGCCTTTGATGATGCCGAGGCTGACTTAAAGGCCAAATTAGGGCGTGAGGTGACAGAAGAGGAAGTAGTTAGCTATATAGTCTTCCCTAAACAAGTGCTTGCTTATTTACATGGTACGGCCGAAACTTCGCAAGTAAAAGCCAATCAAGACGTTAAAGCTTCAGAAGCGAATAAAGTGACGAGCTTTAATCTATATTTGCCAGAAGGGAGTGATAGAACATAA
- a CDS encoding OadG family protein, whose amino-acid sequence MDMNNFTVWHGILVSLFIMLIVFLILYLLAVILGSLKYIVKGPETTEKQEPTLPTATSHTDAEEKMVAMLTAACVAKQELKKDVQIVSCKRIN is encoded by the coding sequence ATGGATATGAATAATTTTACAGTCTGGCACGGTATTCTAGTTTCGCTCTTTATCATGCTGATTGTTTTCTTAATCCTTTATTTATTGGCCGTAATTTTAGGTTCTCTCAAGTATATTGTTAAGGGCCCTGAAACGACGGAGAAGCAAGAACCTACGTTGCCAACCGCTACATCTCACACAGATGCAGAGGAAAAAATGGTAGCTATGTTGACAGCAGCTTGTGTTGCCAAGCAGGAACTAAAAAAAGACGTGCAGATTGTCAGCTGTAAACGCATTAATTAA
- the citD gene encoding citrate lyase acyl carrier protein, protein MKLLQAAIAGTLESSDAMVTVEPADSLEVEIDSSVYAQFGEQIRKTAYEVLKNLDVDGAKVQINDRGALDCTLRARLETAVFRANGQTENLPWRTKL, encoded by the coding sequence ATGAAGTTGTTACAAGCTGCGATTGCTGGGACTTTGGAATCAAGTGATGCCATGGTCACAGTTGAACCTGCAGATTCATTAGAAGTTGAAATCGACAGCTCTGTATATGCTCAATTTGGCGAACAAATTCGCAAAACAGCATATGAAGTGTTAAAAAATTTGGATGTCGACGGAGCTAAGGTACAAATTAATGACCGTGGAGCCCTAGATTGCACGTTAAGAGCAAGATTGGAAACAGCTGTATTTCGCGCCAATGGTCAGACTGAGAATTTACCATGGAGGACGAAGCTATGA
- a CDS encoding GntR family transcriptional regulator, with the protein MYRKATQKNDLLSDSIYVQIRSKIISGAWPIGMRLNEKKIADDLFVSRTPVHRALQAIYDEGLLDYSKNWGYFIKVVTKEDIQEIFKIRIALESLAACEAAAKMTEADFAELDKINSDALAAIQNNPNDYHQLYKLSSKFNARINQFCAMPRLRLLQDGIQEYLQHFRTMSFEQNSERRELAVREHQAIVSAMRSRDNTLIYSRVKEHLQHASEYIISFVPDRGQFDEN; encoded by the coding sequence ATGTACCGTAAAGCAACACAAAAAAATGATTTGTTGTCAGATAGTATATATGTCCAAATCAGAAGCAAGATTATTAGCGGTGCTTGGCCGATTGGTATGCGGCTGAATGAAAAGAAGATTGCTGATGACTTGTTTGTGTCGCGCACGCCAGTTCACCGTGCCTTGCAAGCTATTTATGATGAAGGCTTGCTTGACTATAGCAAAAATTGGGGCTATTTCATCAAGGTTGTGACGAAAGAAGATATTCAAGAAATTTTCAAAATCAGAATTGCTTTGGAATCATTAGCTGCTTGTGAGGCGGCAGCCAAAATGACAGAAGCTGATTTTGCTGAATTGGATAAGATTAATTCTGATGCTTTGGCCGCTATTCAAAATAATCCGAATGATTATCATCAGCTTTACAAATTATCAAGCAAATTTAATGCCAGAATTAATCAATTCTGCGCTATGCCGAGGCTTAGATTGCTACAGGATGGGATTCAGGAATACTTGCAACATTTTAGAACAATGTCTTTTGAACAAAATTCTGAGCGCCGTGAATTAGCTGTGCGTGAGCATCAGGCGATTGTAAGTGCGATGCGTAGTCGTGATAATACTTTGATTTATAGCCGTGTAAAGGAACATTTACAACATGCTTCTGAATATATTATTAGTTTTGTGCCAGATAGGGGGCAATTTGATGAAAATTGA
- a CDS encoding biotin/lipoyl-containing protein, whose translation MKTYKVKVNNKEYLVELEEVDANEKEAGQQASSEASVAPTSAEGETVNAPLQGSIFKILKQAGDTVDAGEPVLIIEAMKMENEIVAPRKGKITGVFVKTGQQVDTNAPLFSLI comes from the coding sequence ATGAAGACATATAAGGTTAAAGTAAATAACAAAGAGTATTTAGTTGAGTTGGAAGAAGTAGATGCTAATGAGAAAGAAGCAGGCCAACAAGCTAGTTCTGAAGCTAGTGTTGCTCCAACCAGCGCTGAAGGTGAAACGGTTAATGCGCCTTTGCAAGGCTCCATCTTTAAAATCTTGAAACAAGCAGGAGACACAGTTGACGCTGGCGAACCAGTTTTGATCATTGAAGCTATGAAAATGGAGAATGAAATTGTAGCTCCACGTAAGGGGAAAATTACAGGTGTATTTGTCAAAACAGGCCAGCAAGTTGATACTAATGCCCCGCTTTTCAGCTTGATTTAG